From Glycine max cultivar Williams 82 chromosome 11, Glycine_max_v4.0, whole genome shotgun sequence, the proteins below share one genomic window:
- the AGO5 gene encoding protein argonaute 5, whose amino-acid sequence MSRRGGSKQQPDSRHPAPPSAAPSPAGRGRGRGRGEFSSVPAPSPVNAPSAPPPASTIGVPSGAAPVRAASPSPAAESLTSAVEKQLTLQPSAPSSTKAVRFSERPGFGLVGKKIKVRANHFQVKVAEQDLFHYDVSINPEINSKKVCRDVMTLLVQAHREKFLGNRIPAYDGRKSLFTAGPLPFESKDFVIVLKDEDEPGSSSSAPARKKREREFRVTIRFASRTDLHHLGQFLRRRQLDCPYETIQALDVVLRATPSERFDVVGRSFFSPFLGKPGTLGSGTEYWRGYYQSLRPTQMGLSLNIDVSARAFYEAIPVIDFIQIHFRLNPSKPLPDQDRIKLKRALRGIKVEVNHGKNLRRYKITGVTKEPLRELMFTLDDKRTKSSVVQYFHEKYNIVLKHTHLPALQAGSDSKPIFLPVELCQIVAGQRYTKRLNEEQVTNLLRATCQRPHDRENSIKQVVKQSNFSTDKFVCHFGIQVKEEPALLDARVLPPPMLKYHGTGRESCVQPRTGQWNMIDKKMVNGGAVQHWTCLNFSGKTNRGLAASFCQELAKMCNNKGMRFNLDPLLPITSVHSSQVESALGNVHKQAIAKLANEGRLELLIIILPDLKGSYGKIKRICETELGIVSQCCLPRHVYQMKPQYLENVALKINVKVGGSNTVLNDAFTRRIPHVSDLPTIILGADVTHPQPGEDYSPSIAAVVASMDWPYVTKYRGVVSAQTHREEIIQDLYNTHEDPVRGKTHSGIIRELLRAFRLSTKTKPERIIFYRDGVSEGQFSQVLLYEMDAIRRACASLQEDYMPRVTFVVVQKRHHTRLFPAEHGSRDQTDKSGNILPGTVVDTQICHPREFDFYLNSHAGIQGTSRPTHYHVLFDENNFTADELQMLTNNLTYTYARCTRSVSIVPPAYYAHLAAFRARYYMEGETSDSGSASGGRTANFEVKLPSVKENVKDVMFFC is encoded by the exons ATGTCTCGTCGCGGTGGCTCTAAACAACAACCAGATTCACGCCATCCAGCACCACCGTCTGCGGCGCCTTCTCCCGCCGGAAGAGGACGCGGCCGTGGCCGCGGAGAATTCTCCTCAGTTCCCGCTCCTTCTCCGGTGAATGCACCATCCGCTCCTCCTCCGGCTTCCACCATCGGCGTTCCTTCCGGCGCCGCACCTGTTCGTGCCGCGTCTCCGTCTCCGGCGGCAGAATCTCTCACTTCCGCTGTCGAAAAGCAACTTACATTGCAACCGTCGGCGCCTTCGTCGACGAAGGCGGTGAGGTTCAGTGAACGGCCAGGGTTCGGTCTTGTAGGGAAGAAAATCAAAGTTCGAGCGAATCATTTCCAAGTCAAAGTCGCTGAACAAGATCTATTTCATTATGAC GTCTCTATCAATCCGGAGATTAATTCGAAGAAGGTTTGCAGAGATGTTATGACTCTGCTTGTTCAAGCGCACCGTGAAAAGTTTCTTGGAAATCGCATACCGGCCTACGATGGGCGAAAGAGTCTTTTCACCGCCGGACCCTTGCCCTTCGAATCGAAGGATTTTGTGATCGTGCTGAAGGATGAAGATGAACCAGGCTCGTCTTCTTCCGCGCCTGCTag AAAAAAACGTGAACGCGAGTTTAGGGTCACCATCAGGTTTGCTTCCAGGACTGACCTTCACCATCTCGGGCAGTTTCTCAGGCGTCGTCAGTTGGATTGTCCTTATGAAACTATTCAGGCTCTTGATGTTGTTCTGCGTGCTACTCCATCTGAAAG GTTCGATGTGGTGGGAAGATCGTTTTTCTCGCCTTTTTTGGGGAAACCTGGAACGCTTGGTAGCGGAACGGAGTATTGGAGGGGCTATTACCAGAGCCTTCGTCCAACTCAGATGGGCCTGTCTCTAAATATTG ATGTGTCAGCAAGGGCGTTTTATGAAGCTATTCCTGTGATTGATTTCATTCAAATCCATTTTAGGCTCAATCCTTCCAAGCCTCTGCCTGATCAGGATCGAATCAAG CTTAAGAGAGCATTGAGAGGAATCAAGGTAGAAGTTAATCACGGAAAGAATCTTAGACGTTACAAGATCACTGGAGTCACAAAAGAACCACTCAGAGAGTTAAT GTTTACTCTTGATGACAAAAGAACAAAAAGCTCAGTTGTTCAATATTTTCATGAGAAATACAATATTGTGTTGAAGCATACACATCTTCCTGCTCTTCAAGCTGGCAGTGACAGTAAACCAATTTTTTTGCCTGTTGAG CTTTGTCAAATTGTTGCTGGACAGAGATATACAAAGAGATTGAATGAGGAGCAAGTAACTAATCTTTTAAGGGCAACTTGTCAGCGTCCTCATGATAGAGAAAACTCTATCAAACAG GTTGTGAAGCAAAGTAATTTCAGCACAGACAAATTTGTGTGTCACTTTGGAATTCAAGTGAAGGAGGAACCAGCATTGCTTGATGCTCGGGTTTTGCCTCCCCCAATG CTAAAATATCATGGCACAGGTAGAGAATCATGTGTTCAACCCAGAACAGGTCAATGGAATATGATTGATAAG AAAATGGTTAATGGTGGCGCTGTGCAGCATTGGACTTGCCTCAACTTTTCTGGAAAAACAAACCGAGGTTTGGCAGCTTCATTTTGTCAAGAGTTGGCCAAAATGTGTAATAACAAGGGCATG CGTTTTAACTTGGATCCTTTGCTGCCCATAACATCTGTTCATAGTAGTCAAGTAGAGAGTGCTCTTGGGAATGTGCATAAGCAGGCTATTGCAAAACTAGCAAACGAAGGAAGACTCGAATTATTGATCATAATTTTGCCTGATTTGAAGGGATCCTATG GGAAAATAAAGCGTATTTGTGAAACTGAGTTAGGGATAGTATCTCAGTGTTGTCTTCCGAGGCATGTTTACCAGATGAAGCCACAATATCTTGAAAATGTGGCCCTCAAGATAAATGTGAAG GTTGGTGGCAGTAACACAGTATTGAATGATGCATTTACTAGAAGAATTCCTCACGTGTCTGACTTACCAACAATAATCTTGGGTGCAGATGTAACACATCCACAGCCAGGGGAAGATTATAGTCCTTCTATTGCTGCA GTAGTTGCATCAATGGATTGGCCTTATGTAACAAAGTACAGAGGAGTTGTTTCTGCTCAAACTCACCGTGAAGAAATCATCCAAGATCTTTATAATACACATGAAGATCCTGTGAGGGGAAAGACACATTCGGGAATTATCAG GGAATTACTTCGTGCTTTCCGTTTATCAACTAAGACTAAGCCAGAGAGGATTATATTCTACAG AGATGGAGTAAGTGAGGGCCAATTCAGCCAGGTTTTGCTGTACGAGATGGATGCAATACGACGC GCTTGTGCCTCACTACAAGAAGACTATATGCCCCGTGTTACTTTTGTGGTGGTCCAGAAAAGACACCACACAAGGTTATTTCCTGCAGAACACGGAAGTCGTGATCAGACAGATAAAAGTGGAAATATATTGCCAG GGACTGTCGTGGACACTCAAATATGCCACCCTCGGGAGTTTGATTTTTACCTCAACAGTCATGCTGGAATACAA GGAACTAGTCGACCAACACATTATCATGTGCTGTTCGATGAAAATAACTTCACTGCTGACGAGTTGCAAATGCTTACAAATAACTTGACTTATAC gTATGCAAGGTGTACTCGATCAGTCTCAATAG TTCCGCCTGCATATTATGCACATTTGGCTGCCTTCAGGGCTCGCTATTACATGGAAGGTGAAACATCAGATTCTGGTTCTGCAAGTGGAGGCCGGACTGCTAACTTTGAGGTTAAATTGCCTTCGGTTAAGGAAAATGTGAAAGATGTGATGTTCTTCTGTTGA
- the LOC100804340 gene encoding vacuolar protein sorting-associated protein 41 homolog isoform X1, with protein MAPFPPENGVEGDDEREEEDEEEEEDDEEEVEDEEDEEEPRLKYQRMGGSIPSLLASDAASCIAVAERMIALGTHGGTVHILDFLGNQVKEFSAHASVVNDLSFDTEGEYIGSCSDDGSVVINSLFTDEKLKFEYHRPMKAVALDPDYARKMSRRFAGGGLAGHLYLNSKKWLGYRDQVLHSGEGSIHAVKWRASLVAWANDAGVKVYDTANDQRITFIEKPRGSPRPELLLPHLVWQDDTLLVIGWGTSVKIASIRTNHQKAANGSFRQVPLSGMTQVDIVASFQTSYFISGLAPFGDALVVLAYIPGEEDGDKDFSSTAPSRQGNAQRPEVRIVTWNNDELSTDALPVHGFEHYRAKDYSLAHAPFSGSSYAGGQWAAGDEPLYYIVSLKDVVIAKPRDTEDHISWLLQHGWHEKALAVVESGQGRSELLDEVGSRYLDHLIVERKYSEAASLCPKLLRGSASAWERWVFHFAHLRQLPVLVPYMPTENPRLRDTAYEVALVALATNPSFHKDLLSTVKSWPSVIYSALPVISAIEPQLNTSSMTESLKEALAELYVIDEQYEKAFLLYADLMKPEVFDFIDKHNLHDAIRGKVVQLMRLDCKRAVPLLIQNRDLISPPEVVKQLLNADDKSDCRYFLHLYLHSLFEVNPHAGKDFHDMQVELYADYDPKMLLPFLRSSQHYTLEKAYEICIKRDLLREQVFILGRMGNSKQALAVIINKLGDIEEAVEFVTMQHDDELWEELIKQCLHKPEMVGILLEHTVGNLDPLYIVNKVPNGLEIPRLRDRLVKIITDYRTETSLRNGCNDILKADCVNLLIKYYKEARHGISLGNEEDEPRVKMSDTRASQVFDKSPSLRTVEVKSKTRGGGRCCICFDPFSIQTVSVIVFFCCHGYHTTCLMDSSYTSSNKKEVQATTLEAETYDDYNGYDDDASDDDEEAKSGGPRMRCILCTTAAS; from the exons ATGGCACCGTTTCCGCCAGAGAACGGCGTCGAAGGAGACGATGAGAGAGAagaggaagacgaagaagaagaagaagacgacgaagaagaagttgaagatgaagaagatgaagaggaaCCGAGGCTCAAGTACCAGAGAATGGGAGGAAGCATCCCTTCGCTGCTTGCGAGTGACGCCGCGTCGTGCATCGCCGTCGCGGAGCGGATGATCGCTCTCGGCACTCACGGCGGCACCGTTCACATCCTCGATTTTCTCGGGAATCAG GTTAAGGAATTCTCTGCACATGCTTCTGTTGTCAATGACCTTAGCTTTGACACAGAAGGTGAATATATTGGAAGTTGTTCCGATGATGGATCAGTTGTTATAAACAGCCTTTTCACTGATGAGAAATTGAAGTTTGAGTACCATCGGCCGATGAAGGCAGTGGCGTTGGATCCAGATTATGCAAGGAAAATGTCTAGGAGATTTGCTGGTGGTGGTTTGGCTGgtcatttatatttaaattcaaagaAATGGTTGGGCTACCGAGATCAG GTTTTGCACTCTGGTGAAGGTTCAATACATGCTGTGAAATGGAGAGCAAGTCTTGTTGCTTGGGCTAATGATGCAGGAGTGAAGGTTTATGATACTGCCAATGACCAGCGTATTACATTTATTGAAAAACCACGAGGGAGCCCACGCCCTGAGCTTTTGCTTCCTCACCTGGTTTGGCAG GATGACACCCTCTTGGTTATTGGCTGGGGAACATCTGTCAAAATTGCTTCAATTAGGACAAATCACCAAAAAGCAGCCAATGGGTCATTCAGGCAAGTTCCTTTGTCTGGTATGACCCAGGTGGATATCGTGGCATCTTTTCAAACCAGCTATTTCATCTCAGGACTTGCTCCCTTTGGTGATGCTTTGGTTGTTCTAGCATATATTCctggagaagaagatggagataAGGATTTTAGTAGCACTGCTCCTTCACGGCAG GGCAATGCACAGAGACCAGAAGTAAGAATAGTAACATGGAATAATGATGAGCTTTCTACAGATGCTCTGCCAGTACATGGGTTCGAGCATTACAGGGCAAAGGACTATTCTCTTGCTCATGCTCCCTTCTCAG GTAGCAGTTATGCTGGGGGTCAGTGGGCTGCAGGTGATGAACCACTTTACTATATTGTATCTCTGAAGGATGTAGTTATTGCCAAACCAAG GGATACTGAAGATCATATTTCATGGCTTCTTCAGCATGGGTGGCATGAAAAAGCTTTGGCTGTGGTTGAATCTGGTCAGGGACGGAGTGAACTACTTGATGAG GTGGGATCTAGGTACCTTGATCATCTGATTGTGGAAAGAAAATACAGTGAAGCAGCATCTTTGTGTCCCAAGTTGCTTCGAGGATCAGCTTCAGCATGGGAGAG ATGGGTTTTCCACTTTGCACATCTTCGTCAACTCCCTGTTTTAGTTCCTTACATGCCTACTGAAAACCCCAGACTACGTGATACTGCTTACGAG GTTGCTCTCGTTGCATTGGCTACAAATCCTTCTTTTCATAAGGATCTCTTGTCCACTGTAAAATCCTGGCCATCTGTAATTTATTCTGCATTACCTGTAATTTCAGCCATTGAACCTCAGCTAAATACTTCATCCATGACTGAATCACTTAAGGAG GCATTAGCAGAGTTGTATGTAATCGATGAGCAATATGAGAAAGCCTTCTTGTTGTATGCTGAT ctTATGAAGCCAGAAgtatttgattttattgataAACATAACCTACACGATGCAATTCGTGGAAAG GTTGTCCAACTAATGAGGCTAGACTGCAAGCGTGCAGTTCCTTTGTTAATCCAGAATAGGGACTTAATAAGTCCACCTGAAGTTGTGAAGCAACTTCTAAATGCGGATGATAAGAGTGATTGtagatattttttacatttatatctCCACTCATTATTTGAAGTAAATCCTCATGCTGGGAAAGACTTCCATGATATGCAG GTAGAACTCTATGCAGACTATGATCCTAAGATGCTGCTACCTTTTCTCCGTAGCAGTCAACACTACACCCTTGAGAAG GCTTACGAAATTTGCATTAAAAGAGACCTATTGAGGGAGCAAGTCTTCATCCTAGGAAGGATGGGAAACTCGAAACAAGCCCTAGCTGTTATTATTAACAAATTGGGGGATATAGAGGAg GCCGTAGAGTTTGTCACCATGCAGCATGATGATGAACTTTGGGAAGAATTAATCAAGCAATGCCTTCACAAACCTGAAATG GTGGGCATATTATTGGAGCACACAGTTGGAAATCTTGATCCCCTTTATATTGTAAATAAGGTTCCTAATGGGTTGGAAATACCTCG ACTCCGGGATCGGCTGGTTAAGATTATCACTGACTACAGGACTGAAACATCACTCAGAAATGGGTGCAATGATATCCTTAag GCGGACTGTGTCAATCTTTTAATTAAGTATTACAAAGAGGCAAGGCATGGAATTTCTTTAGGTAATGAAGAAGATGAGCCGCGGGTTAAAATGAGTGATACTCGTGCTTCTCAGGTATTTGACAAATCTCCAAGTCTGAGAACTGTGGAGGTGAAGTCAAAGACTAGGGGAGGTGGAAGATGTTGTATATGTTTTGATCCGTTTTCTATACAGACTGTCTCGGtcattgttttcttttgctgTCATGGTTATCACACAACTTGTCTCATGGATTCATCTTACACTAGTAGTAACAAGAAAGAGGTCCAAGCCACGACCCTAGAGGCAGAAACGTATGATGATTACAATGGTTATGACGATGATGCTAGTGATGACGATGAAGAAGCCAAATCGGGTGGTCCTCGTATGCGTTGTATATTGTGTACTACTGCTGCTAGTTGA
- the LOC100804340 gene encoding vacuolar protein sorting-associated protein 41 homolog isoform X2 — MAPFPPENGVEGDDEREEEDEEEEEDDEEEVEDEEDEEEPRLKYQRMGGSIPSLLASDAASCIAVAERMIALGTHGGTVHILDFLGNQVKEFSAHASVVNDLSFDTEGEYIGSCSDDGSVVINSLFTDEKLKFEYHRPMKAVALDPDYARKMSRRFAGGGLAGHLYLNSKKWLGYRDQVLHSGEGSIHAVKWRASLVAWANDAGVKVYDTANDQRITFIEKPRGSPRPELLLPHLVWQDDTLLVIGWGTSVKIASIRTNHQKAANGSFRQVPLSGMTQVDIVASFQTSYFISGLAPFGDALVVLAYIPGEEDGDKDFSSTAPSRQGNAQRPEVRIVTWNNDELSTDALPVHGFEHYRAKDYSLAHAPFSGSSYAGGQWAAGDEPLYYIVSLKDVVIAKPRDTEDHISWLLQHGWHEKALAVVESGQGRSELLDEVGSRYLDHLIVERKYSEAASLCPKLLRGSASAWERWVFHFAHLRQLPVLVPYMPTENPRLRDTAYEVALVALATNPSFHKDLLSTVKSWPSVIYSALPVISAIEPQLNTSSMTESLKEALAELYVIDEQYEKAFLLYADLMKPEVFDFIDKHNLHDAIRGKVVQLMRLDCKRAVPLLIQNRDLISPPEVVKQLLNADDKSDCRYFLHLYLHSLFEVNPHAGKDFHDMQVELYADYDPKMLLPFLRSSQHYTLEKAYEICIKRDLLREQVFILGRMGNSKQALAVIINKLGDIEEAVEFVTMQHDDELWEELIKQCLHKPEMVGILLEHTVGNLDPLYIVNKVPNGLEIPRLRDRLVKIITDYRTETSLRNGCNDILKRNIPLTCCH, encoded by the exons ATGGCACCGTTTCCGCCAGAGAACGGCGTCGAAGGAGACGATGAGAGAGAagaggaagacgaagaagaagaagaagacgacgaagaagaagttgaagatgaagaagatgaagaggaaCCGAGGCTCAAGTACCAGAGAATGGGAGGAAGCATCCCTTCGCTGCTTGCGAGTGACGCCGCGTCGTGCATCGCCGTCGCGGAGCGGATGATCGCTCTCGGCACTCACGGCGGCACCGTTCACATCCTCGATTTTCTCGGGAATCAG GTTAAGGAATTCTCTGCACATGCTTCTGTTGTCAATGACCTTAGCTTTGACACAGAAGGTGAATATATTGGAAGTTGTTCCGATGATGGATCAGTTGTTATAAACAGCCTTTTCACTGATGAGAAATTGAAGTTTGAGTACCATCGGCCGATGAAGGCAGTGGCGTTGGATCCAGATTATGCAAGGAAAATGTCTAGGAGATTTGCTGGTGGTGGTTTGGCTGgtcatttatatttaaattcaaagaAATGGTTGGGCTACCGAGATCAG GTTTTGCACTCTGGTGAAGGTTCAATACATGCTGTGAAATGGAGAGCAAGTCTTGTTGCTTGGGCTAATGATGCAGGAGTGAAGGTTTATGATACTGCCAATGACCAGCGTATTACATTTATTGAAAAACCACGAGGGAGCCCACGCCCTGAGCTTTTGCTTCCTCACCTGGTTTGGCAG GATGACACCCTCTTGGTTATTGGCTGGGGAACATCTGTCAAAATTGCTTCAATTAGGACAAATCACCAAAAAGCAGCCAATGGGTCATTCAGGCAAGTTCCTTTGTCTGGTATGACCCAGGTGGATATCGTGGCATCTTTTCAAACCAGCTATTTCATCTCAGGACTTGCTCCCTTTGGTGATGCTTTGGTTGTTCTAGCATATATTCctggagaagaagatggagataAGGATTTTAGTAGCACTGCTCCTTCACGGCAG GGCAATGCACAGAGACCAGAAGTAAGAATAGTAACATGGAATAATGATGAGCTTTCTACAGATGCTCTGCCAGTACATGGGTTCGAGCATTACAGGGCAAAGGACTATTCTCTTGCTCATGCTCCCTTCTCAG GTAGCAGTTATGCTGGGGGTCAGTGGGCTGCAGGTGATGAACCACTTTACTATATTGTATCTCTGAAGGATGTAGTTATTGCCAAACCAAG GGATACTGAAGATCATATTTCATGGCTTCTTCAGCATGGGTGGCATGAAAAAGCTTTGGCTGTGGTTGAATCTGGTCAGGGACGGAGTGAACTACTTGATGAG GTGGGATCTAGGTACCTTGATCATCTGATTGTGGAAAGAAAATACAGTGAAGCAGCATCTTTGTGTCCCAAGTTGCTTCGAGGATCAGCTTCAGCATGGGAGAG ATGGGTTTTCCACTTTGCACATCTTCGTCAACTCCCTGTTTTAGTTCCTTACATGCCTACTGAAAACCCCAGACTACGTGATACTGCTTACGAG GTTGCTCTCGTTGCATTGGCTACAAATCCTTCTTTTCATAAGGATCTCTTGTCCACTGTAAAATCCTGGCCATCTGTAATTTATTCTGCATTACCTGTAATTTCAGCCATTGAACCTCAGCTAAATACTTCATCCATGACTGAATCACTTAAGGAG GCATTAGCAGAGTTGTATGTAATCGATGAGCAATATGAGAAAGCCTTCTTGTTGTATGCTGAT ctTATGAAGCCAGAAgtatttgattttattgataAACATAACCTACACGATGCAATTCGTGGAAAG GTTGTCCAACTAATGAGGCTAGACTGCAAGCGTGCAGTTCCTTTGTTAATCCAGAATAGGGACTTAATAAGTCCACCTGAAGTTGTGAAGCAACTTCTAAATGCGGATGATAAGAGTGATTGtagatattttttacatttatatctCCACTCATTATTTGAAGTAAATCCTCATGCTGGGAAAGACTTCCATGATATGCAG GTAGAACTCTATGCAGACTATGATCCTAAGATGCTGCTACCTTTTCTCCGTAGCAGTCAACACTACACCCTTGAGAAG GCTTACGAAATTTGCATTAAAAGAGACCTATTGAGGGAGCAAGTCTTCATCCTAGGAAGGATGGGAAACTCGAAACAAGCCCTAGCTGTTATTATTAACAAATTGGGGGATATAGAGGAg GCCGTAGAGTTTGTCACCATGCAGCATGATGATGAACTTTGGGAAGAATTAATCAAGCAATGCCTTCACAAACCTGAAATG GTGGGCATATTATTGGAGCACACAGTTGGAAATCTTGATCCCCTTTATATTGTAAATAAGGTTCCTAATGGGTTGGAAATACCTCG ACTCCGGGATCGGCTGGTTAAGATTATCACTGACTACAGGACTGAAACATCACTCAGAAATGGGTGCAATGATATCCTTAag CGAAATATCCCACTGACTTGCTGTCATTGA